In Papio anubis isolate 15944 chromosome 17, Panubis1.0, whole genome shotgun sequence, the following are encoded in one genomic region:
- the ATP1B2 gene encoding sodium/potassium-transporting ATPase subunit beta-2 yields MVIQKEKKSCGQVVEEWKEFVWNPRTHQFMGRTGTSWAFILLFYLVFYGFLTAMFTLTMWVMLQTVSDHTPKYQDRLATPGLMIRPKTENLDVIVNVSDTESWDQHVQKLNKFLEPYNDSIQAQKNDVCRPGRYYEQPDNGVLNYPKRACQFNRTQLGNCSGIGDPTHYGYSTGQPCVFIKMNRVINFYAGANQSMNVTCAGKRDEDAENLGNFVMFPANGNIDLMYFPYYGKKFHVNYTQPLVAVKFLNVTPNVEVNVECRINAANIATDDERDKFAGRVAFKLRINKT; encoded by the exons ATGGTCatccagaaagagaagaagagctGCGGGCAGGTGGTTGAGGAGTGGAAGGAGTTCGTGTGGAACCCGAGGACGCACCAGTTTATGGGCCGCACCGGGACCAGCTGGG CCTTTATCCTCCTCTTCTACCTCGTTTTTTATGGATTCCTCACCGCCATGTTCACCCTCACCATGTGGGTGATGCTGCAGACTGTCTCCGACCATACCCCCAAGTACCAGGACCGACTGGCTACACCGG GCTTGATGATTCGTCCCAAGACTGAGAACCTTGATGTCATTGTCAATGTCAGTGACACTGAAAGCTGGGACCAGCATGTTCAGAAGCTCAACAAGTTCTTGGAGC CTTACAACGACTCTATCCAAGCCCAAAAGAATGATGTCTGCCGCCCTGGGCGCTATTACGAACAGCCTGATAATGGAGTCCTCAACTACCCCAAACGTGCCTGCCAATTCAACCGGACCCAGCTGGGCAACTGCTCCGGCATCGGAGACCCCACCCACTATGGTTACAGCACTGGGCAGCCCTGTGTCTTCATCAAGATGAACCGG GTCATCAACTTCTATGCAGGAGCAAACCAGAGCATGAATGTTACCTGTGCTGGGAAG CGAGATGAAGATGCTGAGAATCTCGGCAACTTCGTCATGTTCCCTGCCAACGGTAACATCGACCTCATGTACTTCCCCTACTATGGCAAGAAGTTCCAC GTGAACTACACACAGCCCCTGGTGGCCGTGAAGTTCCTGAATGTGACCCCCAATGTGGAGGTGAATGTAGAATGCCGCATCAACGCCGCCAACATCGCCACAGATGATGAGCGAGACAAGTTCGCCGGCCGTGTGGCCTTCAAACTCCGCATCAACAAAACCTGA